One region of Cryptococcus deuterogattii R265 chromosome 14, complete sequence genomic DNA includes:
- a CDS encoding glutamate dehydrogenase, which translates to MSTPIQGATQPPLSAQLNKVLVESGARISRPSSELSCNRIRKDTIGYKSSPFPLKADQQAAVTRILSESGFMPQELVPGEVDWFYNHLGIENSYFLWETPEAIADNVLSLYSAKLLAYTKHDPEQLVIDLEKIIPEGVDKSREGAVWIHSSKAGVSSTEGPGANVEKKIDSLYLDVSSPEKAYRLETYRSAGAISSTVSQQLRCYFISRCTFPTSGPVKNADGTTDIRSVSDAAFLEKASENTLEVYQRVMNEAERRHGPVIEMFEVEDSRERRLVIGYKNGGTRKFFSALSDLYHFYGLYSARKYVEQFSNGITIISMYLNPVPNTRAPPIEHSIHQVVREASLLYVLPDNPFFSVTENEDTNHAVQEATYAYVGWIFAQHFCNRLGQAYIALKDALDESNPDHAEVLNKIKTRFREETFTRESIREVIQNHPGLVRMLYINFAMTHYPVADEASQLTPTLSFQRLKTEQPLSDEDLHALIRKTAANQHAVQILEALLIFNRQVIKCNFYQPTKVALSFRLNPSFLPEVEYPKAPFGMFFIVGAEFRGFHVRFRDVARGGIRIIRSRGKENYDSNVKTLFDENYALAATQNLKNKDIPEGGAKGTILPILGANIQHCFEKYVDSIIDLLIPGKTPGIKGKIVDVSNRPDPEILFFGPDENTADLMDWAAEHARARNAPWWKSFTTGKSAEKLGGIPHDTYGMTSTSVRQYIVGVLKAHGLNEKDVTKFQTGGPDGDLGSNEILMSKDKTVAIIDGSGVLYDPAGLDRSELVRLARARSPISAFDSAKLGEGGYKVLVDDKDYRLPTGEIVPDGTSFRNTFHFRVKADLFVPCGGRPEAVNISNVNQLVDSEGKPHFKYVVEGANLFFTQQARLWLEKKGVVLFKDSSTNKGGVTSSSLEVLAGLGLSDEEYIDLMIFKDGKPSTFYQSYVKDIQQKICENAAQEYTCITKEWLRNKGTKARTTISDQLSSTLNQLQAELEQSDLYENVGSRKNVLNKAFPKTLVDKVGLETLMQRLPEQYQRATWSAWVSSHYIYECGMTASNVDFFHFFSKLSA; encoded by the exons ATGTCAACACCAATACAAGGGGCC ACCCAGCCGCCACTATCCGCACAGCTCAACAAAGTCCTTGTCGAGTCTGGCGCTCGCATTTCTCGTCCCAGTTCTGAACTGTCTTGCAACCGAATCCGAAAGGACACCAT CGGCTACAAGTCATCACCGTTCCCCCTCAAGGCAGATCAGCAGGCCGCCGTTACCCGCATCCTCTCGGAGAGCGGTTTCATGCCCCAGGAGCTCGTCCCAGGAGAAGTTGATTGGTTTTACAACCATCTTG GCATTGAAAACTCGTACTTCCTTTGGGAAACGCCCGAAGCTATCGCAGACAatgtcctctccctctaTTCTGCCAAACTCCTTGCTTACACCAAGCACGACCCCGAGCAGCTCGTGATCGACCTGGAAAAGATCATCCCTGAGGGCGTCGATAAGAGCCGAGAAGGTGCCGTTTGGATCCACTCTAGCAAAGCTGGTGTTTCCAGTACGGAAGGGCCGGGCGCCAACgtcgagaagaa GATCGACTCTCTCTATCTGGATGTCTCTTCTCCCGAAAAAGCCTACCGACTTGAGACTTACCGATCTGCCGGTGCCATCTCCTCTACCGTCTCTCAACAACTCCGATGCTACTTTATCTCTCGATGCACCTTCCCCACTTCTGGGCCCGTGAAAAACGCTGATGGTACCACGGACATTCGATCAGTTTCTGATGCCGCTTTCCTCGAAAAGGCGAGCGAGAACACTCTTGAAGTGTATCAGCGGGTCATGAACGAGGCTGAGCGCCGTCACGGGCCTGTCATCGAGATGTTCGAGGTTGAGGACTCTCGTGAGCGCCGACTTGTTATTGGTTACAAGAATGGTGGTACCCGCAAGTTCTTCTCTGCTCTCTCCGACTTGTACCACTTTTACGGTCTTTACTCTGCCCGCAAGTATGTCGAACAGTTCTCCAATGGTATtaccatcatctccatgtACCTTAACCCTGTCCCCAACACCCGTGCGCCTCCTATCGAGCACTCTATCCACCAGGTCGTCAGGGAAGCTTCCTTGCTTTACGTCCTTCCCGATAaccccttcttttcagtTACTGAGAACGAGGACACCAACCACGCTGTTCAAGAAGCAACTTATGCCTATGTCGGGTGGATCTTTGCTCAGCACTTCTGCAACCGTCTCGGTCAGGCTTATATCGCGTTGAAGGATG CTCTTGACGAGTCCAACCCCGACCACGCCGAAGTCCtcaacaagatcaagaCTAGGTTCAGGGAAGAGACTTTTACTCGTGAGAGCATCCGAGAGGTTATTCAGAACCACCCCGGCTTGGTCAGGATGTTGTACATCAACTTTGCCATGACTCACT ACCCCGTCGCCGACGAAGCCTCTCAGCTTACCCCtaccctttctttccaacgTCTCAAGACTGAACAACCCCTTTCTGACGAAGACTTGCACGCCCTCATCCGCAAGACCGCAGCCAACCAACATGCTGTCCAGATTCTCGAAGCATTGTTGATTTTCAACAGGCAAGTCATCAAGTGCAACTTTTACCAGCCTACCAAGGTCGCCCTCTCTTTCCGTCTCAAcccatctttcctccccGAGGTCGAGTACCCTAAGGCTCCATTTGGTATGTTCTTTATCGTCGGTGCCGAGTTTAGAGGGTTCCATGTCCGATTCAGGGACGTTGCTCGAGGTGGTATCCGTATCATCCGATCCAGGGGTAAGGAGAACTACGACTCCAACGTTAAAACTTTGTTCGACGAGAACTATGCCTTGGCTGCTACCCAGAACTTGA AGAACAAGGATATACCTGAAGGAGGTGCTAAGGGTACCATCCTTCCGATTCTAGGCGCCAACATTCAACATTGTTTCGAGAAATACGTCGAT TCCATCATCGACCTTCTCATCCCCGGCAAGACCCCTGGTATCAAGGGTAAGATTGTCGATGTCAGCAACCGTCCCGACCCTGagattctcttctttggtcCCGATGAGAACACTGCCGACCTCATGGACTGGGCAGCTGAACATGCTCGTGCCCGAAACGCTCCTTGGTGGAAGTCTTTCACCACTGGCAAGTCTGCTGAGAAACTCGGTGGTATCCCTCACGATACGTATGGTATGACTTCTACGTCTGTCCGTCAATATATTGTCGGCGTCCTCAAGGCCCACGGTCTCAACGAGAAGGATGTTACCAAGTTCCAGACTGGTGGTCCCGATGGTGATCTCGGTTCCAACGAAATCTTGATGAGCAAGGACAAGACCGTGGCGATCATTGATGGTAGTGGCGTTTTGTACGACCCTGCTGGTTTGGATAGGTCCGAGTTGGTCAGGTTGGCCAGGGCGAGGTCGCCTATCAGCGCTTTCGACTCTGCCAAGTTGGGTGAGGGCGGTTACAAGGTTTTGGTTGATGATAAGGATTACCGATTGCCTA CCGGCGAGATTGTCCCCGACGGTACCTCTTTCCGAAATACCTTCCACTTCCGCGTCAAGGCCGACCTTTTCGTTCCCTGCGGTGGTCGACCCGAAGCCGTCAACATTTCCAATGTCAACCAGCTCGTCGACTCTGAGGGCAAGCCTCACTTCAAGTACGTTGTCGAGGGTGCCAACTTGTTTTTCACCCAGCAAGCGAGGTTATggcttgagaagaagggcgtgGTTCTTTTCAAGGACTCTAGTACCAATAAGGGTGGTGTCACCAGTAGCTCGCTCGAAGTGCTTGCCGGTTTGGGCttgagtgatgaagagtaCATTGATTTGATGATCttcaaggatggaaagccTTCCACTTTCT ACCAGAGCTATGTCAAGGACATTCAGCAAAAGATTTGCGAGAACGCCGCCCAAGAGTACACTTGTATCACCAAGGAATGGCTCCGTAACAAGGGTACCAAGGCCCGGACTACCATTTCTGACCAgctttcttccactcttAACCAACTCCAAGCCGAGCTTGAGCAGTCTGATTTGTATGAGAACGttgggagcaggaagaatGTGTTGAACAAGGCTTTCCCCAAGACTTTGGTCGACAAGGTCGGTTTGGAGACTTTAATGCAAAGGTTGCCCGAGCAG TACCAACGGGCTACTTGGTCCGCTTGGGTGTCTTCCCACTACATTTACGAGTGCGGTATGACTGCTTCCAACGtcgacttcttccactttttctCAAAGCTCTCTGCTTAA
- a CDS encoding transcription factor — protein MTAMQHDKDQESSNPGAVHDESQGHESEDGGGNEPAKRVRRRVGPFKRSRTGCGTCKRRGKKCDEEWTAEGHCQRCIIGQFECTGRTNVQSKSAAKRAQQQQRSKSMSDGNLQRESSESQWSSTDMQPSGSVSATLNHSHIDQSSIQAATAQQFLSHSTPSASSNHNQQTPPNPLGTTSSTQQETNVPFAWYNPTHAPPSAPRHDPATFLTIDHSQSLFDWSSMFSNQPSTLLTSSTECGALALESIMPWTGGSNEDVTATASGSGGGSGSRFGLGGGGAVQVGGGLWNDGVFGVQNQLGPSGPSQDGVGQVLGGVSPNTVDKHMRDGVSLSDLYVHVIKSWLVGAPSSIQENAHSRLRTYNNISAVMQFSRHALARAYMTLFSSSMSQVYPLSQFTDLFSKSSGNMNNLQDFPVPDLISEFNIHLPRDPKGKGKEKTYEAGQLERRMREYEQKVLTRLIADEESLKWIEDETRLLREVIVTNPSHLAELLWGVINLRHVEYIRSGASQSYNVLALGDRLVRSALGSSHPPITLSKLQTAETWSVRMFAAADIGRCIVERGRKTIFNFWSDIPADPSSPPSSHEEPWSFHLGLPDSILILLAEIVNLSSSVCSSSSLSIKAQADELEKAIRGWQSHQMDMNEGMESGVRMERIMVGELWRLSALVLLYESVHRVGGLHPVLRNARYELLNLLDSLIPLTQDHPPNYTALPAFLAATLSTSCQDRHRSMMHLLRVGPEKVWMDNVAVVEKIWEESDTSGVLPDWWDKMKREGMSVAFF, from the exons ATGACCGCGATGCAGCATGACAAAGACCAGGAGAGCAGCAACCCTGGGGCCGTCCACGATGAGAGCCAAGGTCATGAGTCGGAAGATGGCGGAGGAAATGAACCTGCAAAGAGAGTCAGAAGGCGGGTTGGGCCTTTCAAACGATCCAGAACAGGTT GTGGCACATGCAAGAG GCGGGGTAAAAAATGTGACGAAGAGTGGACGGCTGAAGGTCATTGCCAGAGGTGCATCATTGGGCAATTTGAGTGTACCGGTCGAACCAACGTCCAAAGCAAATCTGCTGCGAAGAGAGCCCAGCAACAGCAGAGATCAAAGAGTATGAGCGATGGCAACTTGCAGCGGGAAAGCAGCGAGAGTCAGTGGTCGTCTACGGACATGCAGCCCTCGGGTTCAGTCTCCGCCACTCTCAACCATTCTCATATAGATCAGAGCTCCATCCAGGCAGCGACGGCGCAGCAGTTTTTGTCACATTCAACCCCCAGCGCTTCTTCGAACCACAATCAACAAACACCTCCCAACCCCCTTGGAACCACTTCATCCACCCAGCAGGAGACCAATGTTCCTTTCGCATGGTACAACCCCACGCATGCGCCTCCGTCTGCCCCGCGTCACGATCCGGCAACGTTCTTGACTATCGACCACTCACAGTCCCTCTTCGATTGGTCGTCAATGTTTAGTAATCAACCTTCAACGTTGTTGACGAGCTCGACGGAGTGCGGGGCGCTGGCGTTAGAGTCGATCATGCCATGGACTGGGGGTTCTAATGAGGATGTGACTGCCACTGCAAGTGGGAGTGGGGGTGGGAGTGGAAGCCGGTTCGGGCTTGGCGGTGGGGGCGCCGTTCAGGTCGGAGGTGGATTGTGGAACGATGGAGTATTTGGAGTGCAGAACCAATTAGGGCCAAGCGGACCTAGTCAGGACGGAGTAGGACAGGTTCTTGGAGGGGTTAGCCCGAATACGGTGGACAAGCATATGAGAGATGGAGTATCTCTATCAGATCTTT ATGTGCACGTTATTAAATCATGGCTTGTCGgagctccttcttccattcaaGAAAACGCCCATTCACGGTTGCGGACCTACAACAATATTAGCG CTGTCATGCAATTCAGTAGACACGCCCTCGCAAGAGCATACATGACGctattctcctcttccatgtcCCAAGTTTACCCTTTATCCCAATTCACCGATCTTTTTTCCAAATCGTCAGGGAACATGAACAACCTCCAAGACTTTCCTGTTCCTGATCTCATATCGGAATTCAACATTCATCTCCCACGTGATCCtaaagggaaaggaaaggaaaagacgtACGAAGCCGGTCagttggagaggaggatgagggagTATGAGCAAAAGGTCTTAACAAGGCTAATtgcggatgaagagagtTTGAAGTGGATTGAGGACGAGACGAGGTTGTTGAGAGAGGTTATCGTCACCAACCCTTCTCACCTTGCTGAGCT ATTATGGGGAGTGATAAACCTTCGACACGTGGAGTATATCCGATCAGGTGCTTCACAGTCGTACAACGTACTCGCACTGGGTGACCGACTCGTTCGTTCTGCCCTGGGAAGTAGTCACCCACCAATAACATTATCCAAACTCCAAACGGCAGAGACATGGTCAGTGAGGATGTTTGCGGCTGCGGACATAGGGCGATGTATCGTCGAAAGAGGCCGGAAAACCAT ATTCAACTTCTGGTCAGACATCCCTGCCGATCCCAGCTCTCCTCCGTCCTCCCATGAAGAACCATGGTCCTTCCACCTCGGTCTCCCTGactccatcctcatcctcctcgccgAGATCGTCaatctctcctcttccgtctgttcctcatcgtctctctccatcaaaGCCCAGGCGGACGAATTGGAAAAAGCGATCAGGGGATGGCAATCCCATCAGATGGATATGAacgaagggatggaaagcggagtgaggatggagaggatcaTGGTGGGTGAACTCTGGCGACTCTCGGCGCTCGTGCTGCTTTACGAGTCTGTCCATAGAGTTGGTGGTCTACATCCCGTCTTGCGTAACGCGCGATACGAGCTTCTCAATTTGCTAGACTCACTTATCCCGCTCACGCAAGATCACCCGCCAAATTATACGGCTCTACCTGCTTTTCTTGCGGCAACGCTCTCGACGAGCTGTCAAGATCGACATCGTTCGATGATGCATCTGTTGAGAGTGGGGCCGGAAAAGGTATGGATGGATAAtgtggcggtggtggagaagatttgggaggagagtgatACGAGCGGGGTCTTGCCAGATTGGTGGGATAAGATGAAACGAGAAGGGATGAGCGTGGCGTTTttctga